CACCTAGAACAGAGCCCTTCCCACCTGCAGGGAAGAGTGAGGCGTCGCGTGGGAGCTTTGTTTTAGTATTTGTCTGGACTCAGGAGTGGTGTCATCGTTAGGGACACATGCCCATCTTGTTTACCCTCAGTGTGTGTGCTGGGCTTGTGGGCAGGGCGGGTACAGAGCCCTGGCTGTTTCCAAGGGACCCATATCCCCTGGGCGACCTCAGGCTCCCCAGGGGCTCAGCATCAAGCTAGCAGGAGCTGGGAGAGTGGCCTCCAGGCCCTCATGTCTGCCCACCCAATGGGACGCATAGGCTCAGCTGCTGTCCCCCTAGAGCTGGGACGGTTGTGGGCAggggcagcccctcccagcccGAGTTCCTTTCTTGCTTGTGTTGCAGGGACATTCTGTCATGTCACCTTAAACCTTGTCCACCAACTATGGTTTGTCCCAGAGCCAAGTTAAGGACAGAGTCTGCTGGCTTGCAGAAGAGAAGTGGGCTGAGGATTTTTCAGGGAAATTTGGGGGCATCTCCCAGAGCAAAATCAGGGCCCAGCCTAGGTGGCTCAGAAGAGATTGGCCCAGATGCTGCCTCAGCAGGCTTGGCAGAGGCCAGCGGCCAGGACTGCCCCCACCTGCGTGGGGACCTTGTCTGAGCCATAGACAATGTTTCATATTCAGTCACATGTCTGAAGCCACCGAGCTGGCACCGGGGGGCCTGCAATTCATGCCCAGCTCCCTGTCACCCCCTCCCTACCTGCCTCTCGGGAACTTTCAGGGCTCCCCCCAAAAGGCACTGTGGGAGAGAACCGCTGGCAGGTAGGTCCCACCTGACCAAAGTGGTCGGCAGCTGCTCTGGCCCCGAGAGAGCCCACCCCAACTCTGGCAGGGATTACCAAGGGCTGAGAGTGACAGGAGCTGGAGCTACTGGCCCCAGGGACAAGAGCTAATCCCTTGCCTCCCCCTCCACTTCCAGGCTGGCACATTCTAGATGAGTGGAGCCATTTCCCTAGCAACAGAGCTGGAGATTCCGAGTGGAAACATGACTTCCTGGGGTGGGCGGGGCTTCATGGCAGGCACCCTGGACAGAAGCCACAGCCCCTGCTCAGCTGTCATTGGTCCCCCAGACAGGCTCAAGGGTTGACCTTCCTTttcaaacagagagagagagctgaggtGCCCTTCGTGGGGATAGGAGGCCCATCACCCGAAGGCAGTTGGGTGCAGAGCCTTGTTCTGGCACCGGGCTCTGGGGTGGGGGGTAAGTAAGCAGGTCATCACCCATCAGGATACACCCCCATGCGCAGATACAAAGAAACCTGTGAAACAGGTAATTAGCACAGAGCAAGCCACACGCTTAGTTGCTGGGAATGCTAGATTTGGGCCCACAGCCGAGCAGCCCTCCGCACGCCCCAGAGCAGGGCTCCTGCGCTGGCTGTTTGTGTAATCGGCGCCCGGCGGGCGCTGTCCTAATGCCGAGCACTGAgggcctcctttctttctctcatggGATCTTCACAGTGGCCTCTACTGGGGCAGGGATGCTCAGCAGCTCCCTTGGACGGGTGAGGGATGAGACGGtggccccaggaggcagagctgctcCGAAGCCTTGCCCAGTGCCGTGCCTAGCAGGCTGGCTCCGTTTTGTCACTGGTCCACAGGCCTCGCCTACTGTCTCCATGCTGTTGACAAGATGCAGCAGTCCCTGTGCACTGTGAGGGCTTGGGCCTGTGCTGGGGCAGGAGGTGTGGGGTGAGAAGGGTGTGGGCCGAGGCTACTGGGGAGATGCCAACTGCCCTTGTGGGTGCTGGGCCTTCCCGGTAGGGCCTGTTCCCAGCTCCCCTTCTCTCCCAAGCTTCCCCACCTCCATGTAACTAGGCTTTTTTGGGTATTactctaggccaggcactgtTAAGTTCATCCCACGAGCAGTCCCTTGTGAGAGAGTTGCTTTCGTCCCCAGCTGACAGGTGATCAGAGACTGCCTTAATCTGCCCCTGGTCAGGAGAAGGTAGAGGGGAGGGCGGGCAACCGCAGTGCTGTCAGAAGCAGAAGCCCTTCTTCCCAGGGCCCGGCCTCCCTTCCAGGCCCCTGAAGAGCTGGCTCTTTGCAGAATGCACCTTTCTATCTTACATCACGGCATCCTTGCAGCATGCAGAAGCCAGGGGTGCTGTGGTTGCCCCCACTTCACAGACGTGGGCACTGAGGCTGAGAGCGCAGGAACCTTCTGGGGCTCCATCCTCCTTTGTCTGAGCAGCACCTCAGGATGAAAGGCCAGAGGGCTGTGCTTTCTGGTCCTTTGGACGGGGGGTCGAATATGCAGGGAGAGGCTGCCAACTCTGGCAGGGGCCCAGGCATTGCCCTCGAGCTGGAAGTGGCCCTTGGGGGAGAAATGGGGATTAGGAGTGGGCCGGGGCCCCAGGGCTCCCCCAGCTGCTTCCTGTCCCCCACATTGTTTCTGGATTCCTGGAACTGGAAGTTTGTTGGGCAGTGGTGGTCTCTCTCCCAACCCCTCAGTGTTCCACAGCCAGTCAGGTGGGTAGAAGGGGGCCCAGAGCATGGATCCCCCAGTGTTGGGGCTGGGATTATCCCGAGGCctcacctgtcaccacacctgtgGTCAGCAAGGGccactgttccctctgccagagAGGGTtggccccagcctgggcagctgtcACTTGCTCCCTCCCCTTAGCTTGTTTCGCTCTCACACCCTGGGACtcggtgtctctctctctctctctctctctgtctctctctctctctctctctctctctggaacacAGGAGGCCCCTTTCAATCTGGAAGCTCCATGGAGTGCACTCTTTCTGCAGCACAGGATCGAGGACCTCGTGGGGGAGGGGTGGTCCTAGAGCCTGGTCCCAGTCAGCCCTGTGGCCTGGCGGGCCCTGGCCCCTATTGCCCTCCATGTGTGGGCCCTGGCCCCTATTACGCTCCATGTGTGAGCCCCAGGCCACCAGTTCCTGGTGGCCCTGGGTCCCCATGCAGCCACACTGGTGTCTAGGGATCTGGTGAGGCTCCAGCTGGATTCCCCTTGAAGGCTGAGAGCCCACGTTGGCCTGGCCGCCTCGGTGGACGCAGCTGCATCCAGTCTGCGTTCATCTCCCTCAGAGCCCTTATTCCTCCTGCCGGCCTGGGGCCCCCATCTCCAGCTTTGCACCCCTAGATCCCACTCCCAGCACCCTTTCCCTGGTGGCCCTGGGGCAGGGCGTGGAGGTCCCCTCCAGCAGGTGCTGGGGTCTTCCGGGCTGACCCACTCTTTCCTTGGTCCACAGGATGAAGCCAACGCACACGATGGTCAACTGCTGGTTCTGCAACCAGGACACGCTGGTGCCCTATGGGAACCGCAACTGCTGGGACTGCCCCCACTGCGAGCAGTACAATGGCTTCCAGGAGGTGTGGGGCCAGGCAGGCGGGCGGGCATGCGGGGGTGGGCATCCAGGAGGTGTGGggccaggtgggtgggtgggcgcGTGGCAGTGGGGGATCCTGAGATTTGCACCTTGAAGCCACCCtcttcccctgccctgccctgggcctCGCAGGCCCTGAGCGTGGCATTTTGTGTACTTCGTCTCGCTGGGTTCTCACCACTGCCCTGGCGCTGCACCCTCACTTGAGGAGGAAACCAACGCAGGCAGATTTGGGGTTCACACCCAGATCTTTCTGGCTCTGCGTCTCATTCTCTGTACTAGATCAGGGCTAGCAAACCTTTTCTGCGAAGGGCCAGATAGGATTTTAAGTTTTGCAAGCTGTTTGCTGTCTGTCACAACTGCTAAGCCCGTCAAGCCACTGTAGATAACACAAAAGTAAATTAGCCTGGCCGTGTCCCAATAAACCATGATGGCAGAAACAGGCAGCTGGTCCACGGGTCACAGTATGCTGTCCCCTGGAGCAGACCAGGGTTTGCAGACTGAGTTCTGAGAGGGTAGGGCTCTGAGGCCACATGCTGGCTAGAGCGTGTGTGTGGGTGGCGGGGCTGGAGGCCCTGCTTCAAGCTGGGCTAGGTGGCTTCACTGGACCTTCGGGTTTCATGGAGATATTGTGAGAAGAAAACCAGCCGCTGTTCtctgcaaaacaaaaagaatggagaTGTGTGAGATCCACCGCCACCAGCCTGGAGCAGCTCCCCAGGGACTTCACCAGACCTGAGCCCGCTGGGAAGTCCTTCCCCACCCAGTGGGGCTCCCCGCTGACCACAAGTCCACCTCTCTCCTGCAGAATGGCGACTACAACAAGCCGATCCCTGCCCAGTACATGGAGCACCTGAACCACGTGGTGAGCAGCACGCCCAGCCTGCGCGACCCCTCGCAGCCGCAGCAGTGGGTGAGCAGCCAGGTCCTGCTGTGCAAGAGGTGCAACCACCACCAGACCACCAAGATCAAGCAGCTGGCCGCCTTCGCTCCCCGTGAGGAGGTGAGGCTGGGTCGGGATGAGAGTGGTGCTGGCTAGGGCCAGAGATACTTAGAGCAGCGGGGGACAGGCACGTGCCAGGTGCTGGCTCTGGGCCTCTGGCCCCTGCTCTGCCAGACAGCGGCTTTTCTGTCCTGTGTGCCCAAAGGGCCCCCCTCACCCTGGCCACTGCCAGCACATTCCAGGGTGTGTGAGTTCTTCTGTCCCCATTGGAGCTGAGCTGCTTCTCCCCGTGTCTTATGGTCACTGCTGTCTGGGTTCCAAGCCTAGGAACACTGTGGAAACCTCAGCACCTGCCAGGTCAGAGGAATTTGTCCCTGGGCAGTGGGGAAAAGGGGCCTCGGGCTCCAGGTGGGGCCCTGTTGGACCCACCCTGTCCTGATTCTCTGCATTAGTCTTGCCTGCTGGCGGCCCTGGCAGTCTGCTGTGGGGTTGGTGGAGGGTGCCTCTGGCTtctgggaggaggaaaaggaagctaGACATTGCTGAGAGGCTTGGCATTAGGAGGTGGGCCGAGCCGGGAGCCGAGCCTCGCCTGTGCCCACCGTGGCATCCAGGAGCCCTGCTTCCTGGCTGCTCCTGCCTGCCCTCGGCCATCCCAGGGGGTCCTGGCACCACAAGAGGCAGGTCCCAGCTGGGGCCTAGAGACACTGGCTTTTCTGGGGTCcagcctgggagggagggagaacagaGATGAACTCAGGCCGAGGCAGGGATGGGAACCTGCAGTAGGGGAAGGCCGGGCTGACTTGGCAGCCAGGCACCTTTTCGGCATGCTTGGTCCCAGCAAGAAATCACACTTGTGACCTCTCGGCCCTGTAGGCCAAAGCGTTTGCTCCCTCAGAAACAGGGAGGGAGAGGTGCATTGCTCCGTGTCTGaggtgagagagggaggggacGTGTCTTTTGGGCTGTTCTGGAAGCTAAAACCTTTAAAGCAGCAGGCCTGGCCAGGGGCTCTCTAGCATTCAAAGGGAAGGGCCGGCACCATGGTCTGGGTTGTCTGTCAGTCCGAGTTCAGAAGGTGTCACCCCGCAGCTACCTTCCCCTGCATTCACCCAGCTTCCTGGAGGTCTGCGTGTAGGAAGCAGGCCCTGAGTCCTGGCCTGCGGGTGCCTTCCTGGAGCAACAGAACCTCCTTAGTGTCCCCGTCACCTGCGGGCCCTGCCCTGGAGTGGCTCTCACTCTTGGTAGCCCACATGACCATATACAGTGGGCATTTGTCCTGTTTGGCAGAGGGGAAGCAGGTTCAGAGTGGGGTCAACTTGTCCCCAGTCACCCCCCTAGTAAGTGGCAGGTCGGGATCTGATTCCATGTCTGACCTGTAAGGCAGAGGCAGCTCAGCCCTCCCTGCCGATGCGAGTCTGGTCCCCCCGCCCCCTGCAGGGCAGGTACGACGAGGAGATCGAGGTGTACCGGCACCACCTGGAGCAGATGTACAAGCTGTGCCGACCGTGCCAGGCAGCCGTGGAGTACTACATCAAGCACCAGAACCGCCAGCTGCGCGCCCTGCTGCTCAGCCACCAGTTCAAGCGCCGAGAGGCCGACCAGACCCATGCGCAGGTGGGAAGCAGCATCTGCAGAGTAGCGGGGGTGTTGAGTTTGTTCAGGAAaccctcccagagggctgggccCCAGTGACCAGAGGGTAGCTCTTCAGAACTGagcccttattttttatttatttattaatttatttttttgagacagagtcacattctgtctcccaggctagagtgaagtggtgtgatcttggttctctgcaaccacctcctcccaggttcaagggattctccagcctcagtctctccagtaggtaggattataggcatctaccacctcacccagctaattttttttatttttttcatagagactgggtttcgccatgttggacaggctggtcttgaactcctgaacacaggtggtccaccagccttggcctcccaaagtgctgggattacaggtgtgagccaccacacctggccaagctAAGCCCCTTTACTCTGGGGAAGCAGCGTGCCCATGGAGCCACCTCCCTACACTGACCCCAGGCCCTTCATGTCATTAGCCAGGTGGGTGTCCCCAGGAGAGTGACTGGTAGCACCATGCATTTGTTAGGTACGTATCTGAGCATGGGTTTTGGGGTAGCCCTGCTGTTTCTGAGCACCTTCCTGGAACTTGCACTCGTCTCCCTAGCCACCTTGGTGGTGCACTCTTAGGCCCTGGACCCATTTACAGCTGTGGAAACCACACTCAGGAAAGCTGAGAAGCTTGCACAGGGTGTCTGAAGCCCACACCTGGTATGCAGTGGCCCCAGGGTTTGAGCCTAGAACCATCCGGCTAAAACTAATTGTTGTCATATTACTCAGTTGATGGaatattctgtttaaaaaatcagatatggGAGTGAGGTTAAGAAGGAAAATCTACCCGGACAAAGAAACTCCTGTCCACCCCTTTGTGTCCCCAGATGTGACCTGGTTGATATGTGGTTTCTAATCTGTGGCTGGGACATAACCACACCACCCCTGCCCTGCCACACGTTTGCGTGGCCAGGCTTCAGGTGGACCCTGTCCTAGGACCTTTGGTTCTCATTCTGACTGCCTTGTTCCTGGCCTGAATAATTTACGACTGTACTTTTAAGGTTAACTTGCCACAGTTACCTGTCCATTTGTGTCAGTTCCAGTTAAAATAACAATAGGAATTTTTGGTGAGAACTCaagaaaacaatggagaaatGCTTATTtggaggccagacacagtggctcacgcctataatcccagcactttgggaggccaaggcaggtgggtcatttgatgtcaggagttcaagaccagcctaaccaacatggtgaaaccccatctctactaaaatacaaaaattagccagctgtggtgacatgcacctgtagtcccagctacttaggaggctgaggcaagagaatcacttgaacccaggaggcggaggttgcagtgagccgagatggcaccactgcactccagcctgggcgacagagcgagactttgtctcaaaaacaataaaaataaaaataaaacatatttggaGAAATAAGGTCACTACAATATGGAGAGACTTCTTTAAAAGGAGAGTGGGGTAGGGCAGCACTCCTCCCTACCCAGAGGCTCGCGGGCCAGTGGAACTGAGCCCAGGATGTGTGGGAACTTGGGTCCAGCCAGAACCCCACACAGAGTGGCATCAGTGATGGCTAGGGGTGGCTCTGTGGCCATCTCACTaacctgcctctccctcctttGCAGAGCTTCTGCTCCTCCGCTGCGAAGTCCCCAGTCCAGGTCATCCTGCTCCGTGCCCTTGCCTTCCTGGCCTGCGCCTTCCTACTGACCACTGCACTGTATGGGGCCAGTGACCCCTTTGCCCCAGGTGCCACCGTGCCCTTGGCCCTGCCACCTGGTGGCAATGGCTCAGCCTCACCTGACAATGGCACTGCCCCTGGGGCTGAGGGCTGGCGGCAGCTGCTGGGCCTGCTGCCCGAGCACATGTCGGAGAAGCTGTATGAGGCCTGGGCCTTCGGGCAGAGCCATCAGACGGGCGTCGTGGCACTGGGCCTGCTCACCTGCCTGCTGGCAATGCTACTGGCCGGCCGCATCAGGTATGTGTGGGGTCAGGGCCAGCAGTTGGCGGGAGGGGAACTGTGCTGGATCACTGCCTAGGGAAGGGGCCAAGAGACCCCAGTGGGTGCACAGCCCTAGGCTGAACTCCACCATGTCACTAGTACAAGGCTTGGTTCCAGGGGCTGGGAGTCATCGGTTAGGTAAGGCAGCATGGCAAATGCCGTCTGAGCCAGCCCCCTGCACACCTGTCGTGAGCTGGGGCCCAGTGACCACCTCTCTCCTCCTCCGGCTCTGTCAGGGTGATGATAACCACCTGCCTCCTGTGTTGTGGGGGCTCACGTGGGAGGCTCTGGGGTTCCCTGAGTGGGAGCGTACCTTGTGAGTGCTATGTCCACATCTCCCCTCCTCACTGGTCTCATCCTGCCCTGGGTGACCCTGCTGCTTCCTTTCAGGCTTCGGAGGATCGACGCCTTCTGCACGTGCCTATGGGCCCTGCTGCTGGGACTGCACCTGGCCGAGCAGCACCTGCAGGCCTCGCCCAGCTGGCTGGACACACTCAAGTTCAGCACCACGTCTTTGTGCTGCCTGGTTGGCTTCACAGCGGCTGTGGCCACAAGGAAGGCAACAGGCCCACGGAGGTTCCGGCCCCGAAGGTCAGAGAAGCAGCTGTGACTGCGGGGGGAGGACACGCAGAGGCTCAGACCCAGGCTCTCCCGGTCCAAAGCAGCCCCTCTCTGCCCTGCCTCTTCTCACCTGGtcactccctcccacccccagcctcaaGCCCCCGGTCCTGGCCCAGCTCCTCCACTGCCTTGAAGAGTCGGTctgcctcccttttcctttctggtACCACCACGATCCCCGAGTCTCCTGTAGTTACTTGCCCTCATCGCCACCTCTCTGGCCAAGGCCCTTTCACCATCCTGGTGACTGGAATGTGGGTAGCACCCACACAGGCTCTGACCCATGGCTTCCTGCTAGCAGCTCTgggcaccccccacacacaccacgcCATTTTCTGGCTCTGATACTGTTGGGGGAGGTGCCTGGTTCTGCTGTCTTTCCTTCTGAGCCCTGGCACAGGGCTGGTGACAGTGGCTGCAGGCTGGGCCCCTGGCATGCCCTGACTGCAGCAGAGTGAGCCAGGGATAGCGCAGAGCCCACACCTCACCCCCACTTAGCACCTTCGGCCTGTCCCCTTGGTCCTGCTTGTGGCTGAACTGGCCCTGCCAGAGGTGGTGGAACCGTGAAGAACACAGGGCTGTGGCCTGGCCTCCTGCTCTAGGACCCTCCTGAATCCCCGGGGATGGAGAGTGTGATTCTCGGGCCCAGCCTGGCCTTTGCCTTGAGTTTGGGGAGCGAGAGCCTTCCTGAGACGGGCAGTCAGAGTCTGTGCTGATCTTAGGCAATCTGAGATTTTCTAAAGGTAAGGGGCCCAAGGCATGCAGGCCCTCAGTAATACCCGGTCATTGTCATCCTGTCCTGACCTGGCCTGTCATGAGCCTCCCCGGGCCCTGGCAGTGGCCCTCTGGGGCTGCCGCAGCCCACATGGCCCAGCCCCTCTCTGCCCTCTGAGTCAGGGGAGGGGGCAGCCCGCAGACCTGCTCCTCAATAACAAGGCCTGGCCAGGTCCCAGCTGTTCCCAACCTCAGTTTGCCATCTATGAAATGAGGCAGACCCACCTCCAGAGCCCTTAGCTGCCAGCCTCAGTGGAGTAGGGATCACATAAGGTGGCTCATGAAGATACACTCTGGAAGTCAAGGGGCTGCCACGTACAGAGGAAGTTCCCGGCCTGGGGGTGCTAGTCCAGAGTGGCCTGAGGCCGTCCCCTGCTGGGCACGTTCCCTCTGGCTGTGCACTCCCTCAGGGCCAGCATGTCCTGCCAGTCGCCACTGCGAGCACGAGCTCACCTTCCGGATGTGACGGGGTGTGCCAGCTGCTCTCCTGTGCCTTGGAGCCTGGGGGAGGCAAGAGCAGATCACAGGTGCCTGAGGGTTACACCTGCCACCTGGGTCTGCAGGGATGGAGGGGGCAGCTGTCGGACCCCACTGATGTGAATCCACCACACCTGGGGGTCCTAGAGGCTGCCCCATCCCAGTGATTGGGTGTCAGCTCACACTGCGCAGTTTCACAAGTGAGGAGCCCCGGTGCATCGGGAGACCCTCTGGGGCTTCTGTGGGCTCTGTGCACAATGGGCTGTGTGGCTTCAGACAGGACCCCGGTGTTTCTGGGCTCAGCTTCTTCTATATGGAGCGTGAGGTGAAAAACCCCTCTGAAAAGCTGTGGATGGGGTCATGCTTCCCGCTGGTTCTGCAGTGAGGAGTGTGAGGTTGAGCCGAAGTGGCCCTCAGTGGTGTCCGTCTGAGGGGCAGAAAACCGCCTGCCTGTCCATTGACCCCGCCTCCCACCCCAAAAAGAACCCATCTGAGAGGAGGACATGGCGGATCCAGGGCAAGAAAGCGTCCTGTTGGCGGGGCGTGCCATTGCTTGCGTCTCGAATCTTCGGTTCTCGAGGAAGTGTTGACAGTGCGATGctaatttctgcttttcttggcATTGGGTAGAAGCAGGACATCTGTGTGTATGCGTGtatttaaattagattatttataataaccagAGCCAGCCCTCGCGCTGGCCGGGATCCTCCTGCCGAGCTGATGGCACTCCTGCCCTCTGCTGGGGTCCGAAACGACGTCTCAGGAGGTGGCTCTCAGCTGAGTGAGGATTCCTGCCTTTCTTAGAGTTTggcttgactttttaaattatccGTCTGTCCCTTCGAGTTACACTACGTGGAGAAAATGCTAGCACCTTCGAGTGTTAGGCAGTAGCTGAGGAAGTGCAGGCACTGCTGTGCTGTGGCTTGTTGACCAGGCATGTGTCACCCCTGCCAGAGACCTCTTCTCCTTGCAGGGGACTTGGGAGGGCCATCGGACCTTCCAGGGTCCAGGTGGGGTCATCCTAGGTATGGGTGACCATGCCTGAGACGTGGGTGAGGTCGATTCAGCCATCCTCACCCTCAGACCTGGGGTCCCTACCCGGGTGGAGCAGGCTCCCCGTGCGCCTTGCCTGGGAGCAAACTGCCAGGACGCAGCCTCCACGCCGCACCTGCCGCACCCCGCCCCGCCCAGGAAAGAGCCTGTGACCTTTCTGTCTGTGACTGTTGCCGAGTCTCTGTCTCGTGTTGTAGAATTGTGGATAATTGTGTAGTGACCCTCTCATCACTGTAACCATCGCTCCCGGCCTAGATGTCGTGTTTTGGATGCTGTGTTTTCAATAAATGCCTCTGGGGCCCTGCTTTTACCCGCTGGCGTCAGGTCCCgcgtctttcttcttttttgttctttcagaAGGGCTTCTgtgccagggctggggtgggcaACTGTGTTTGGGGTACAGACACGTCGATAGGAGTCAGGTTTGGGAGCCAGTGACAATGACACCGGCTGGCTCAGGGGGCCCGGCTCGCCTTGCTTGCCTTTCTGGATCGTATTTTTTTTCCGTCTCAATAAACTGCTGCTTAAAACATGGTCTCTCTCCTTCCACTCTTGACGTGGGCTGGGATTGGATCAGAGAAGACCAGATGCCTCCCCTTGGTGTCAGATGAGTGTGACTGGGGCGCTCCCCAGGGCAGCATCCTGGCCTGGTCCTGGGCTCTTAATCCCTCCCTGAGACGAGGTTTGAGGGTACAGGGCAGTCTTGGGGGACCTCTCACCAAAGGAAGTGTCAGCACCTTTGGAGTTCCCCAGGGACCAACAGATTGGACTCCTTTAGCTGGGAGAGGCTCGCTGGGGCCCCCGTGCAGAGCCTAGCCCCTCATGCGCAACCCTGCGAACGATTTCCCAGGTCTTGCTCACTGAGTGATGCTCCCACATATCACAGTGAGGGGGTCAGACTGCCAAGGAACTCCCCACAGCACCACCTTCAGTGGCACCAAACTGGGAACAACAGTACCTGTGCCAGGCAGTCAGGAGATTCAGCTTTTAAGCACTGAGGCAGCCCCAGGCAGGGTGAGCAGGAGCTGGGAAGAGTGGGGACACACTGGCAAGACTCACCCAGTCCTGCTGGAGGCCGGGAGCTGCAGGGCCCAGCTAGCCACCTCAAACCCACGGCCCACTAGGACCTTCCTCTCATTCGTCCCCCAACAGTGCTCACAGATCACAGGGGGTGCTGGTCACCCTTGGCTGACTCTTGGCTACATCTGTGCTGCCaggttgggggtggagggcacAGGAAGTCCAGCACAGAGCTCTGCTGCCATCTGCTGGAGGGGGCTGCTCGAGGCCAGAGTCCTGCTGCTCCACAAACACCCTCCCACGGAGGACCATGCCCCAAGGTCCCGGCCACACCTTCGCTGCCCCTGCCTGAAGTGTCCTCAGGACCATTCCCTGAAGTCACAGCACTGTCCTGCCAAA
Above is a window of Saimiri boliviensis isolate mSaiBol1 chromosome 11, mSaiBol1.pri, whole genome shotgun sequence DNA encoding:
- the TMEM201 gene encoding transmembrane protein 201 isoform X3, encoding MEGVSALLARCPTAGLAGGLGVTACAAAGVLLYRIARRMKPTHTMVNCWFCNQDTLVPYGNRNCWDCPHCEQYNGFQENGDYNKPIPAQYMEHLNHVVSSTPSLRDPSQPQQWVSSQVLLCKRCNHHQTTKIKQLAAFAPREEGRYDEEIEVYRHHLEQMYKLCRPCQAAVEYYIKHQNRQLRALLLSHQFKRREADQTHAQSFCSSAAKSPVQVILLRALAFLACAFLLTTALYGASDPFAPGATVPLALPPGGNGSASPDNGTAPGAEGWRQLLGLLPEHMSEKLYEAWAFGQSHQTGVVALGLLTCLLAMLLAGRIRLRRIDAFCTCLWALLLGLHLAEQHLQASPSWLDTLKFSTTSLCCLVGFTAAVATRKATGPRRFRPRRSFPGDSAGLFPTSPSLAIPHVSVGGSPASLFIPSPPSFLPLANQQLFRSPRRASPSSLPGRLSRALSLGTIPSLTRADSGYLFSGSRPPSQVSRSGEFPVSDYFSLLSGSCPSSPLPSPAPSVAGSVASSSGCLRHRRPLISPARLNLKGQKLLLFPSPAGEAPTTPSSSDEHSPHNSSLFTVEPPQVSRRPPLQDTKHALDLRSKLERSITCSGRSIKKEDDSSQSSTCVVDTTTRGCSEEATTWRGRLGPSLVRGLLAVSLAANALFTSAFLYQSLR
- the TMEM201 gene encoding transmembrane protein 201 isoform X2, whose protein sequence is MKPTHTMVNCWFCNQDTLVPYGNRNCWDCPHCEQYNGFQENGDYNKPIPAQYMEHLNHVVSSTPSLRDPSQPQQWVSSQVLLCKRCNHHQTTKIKQLAAFAPREEGRYDEEIEVYRHHLEQMYKLCRPCQAAVEYYIKHQNRQLRALLLSHQFKRREADQTHAQSFCSSAAKSPVQVILLRALAFLACAFLLTTALYGASDPFAPGATVPLALPPGGNGSASPDNGTAPGAEGWRQLLGLLPEHMSEKLYEAWAFGQSHQTGVVALGLLTCLLAMLLAGRIRLRRIDAFCTCLWALLLGLHLAEQHLQASPSWLDTLKFSTTSLCCLVGFTAAVATRKATGPRRFRPRRSFPGDSAGLFPTSPSLAIPHVSVGGSPASLFIPSPPSFLPLANQQLFRSPRRASPSSLPGRLSRALSLGTIPSLTRADSGYLFSGSRPPSQVSRSGEFPVSDYFSLLSGSCPSSPLPSPAPSVAGSVASSSGCLRHRRPLISPARLNLKGQKLLLFPSPAGEAPTTPSSSDEHSPHNSSLFTVEPPQVSRRPPLQDTKHALDLRSKLERSITCSGRSIKKEDDSSQSSTCVVDTTTRGCSEEATTWRGLHPGYGRGVGQARIPSYHLPCWVQSTDRIFQDVAVPEQPAGNPPSASESRVRDSAASTPTLGTRAQICTIPVASGPRQLFKSTELHKV
- the TMEM201 gene encoding transmembrane protein 201 isoform X4; translation: MEGVSALLARCPTAGLAGGLGVTACAAAGVLLYRIARRMKPTHTMVNCWFCNQDTLVPYGNRNCWDCPHCEQYNGFQENGDYNKPIPAQYMEHLNHVVSSTPSLRDPSQPQQWVSSQVLLCKRCNHHQTTKIKQLAAFAPREEGRYDEEIEVYRHHLEQMYKLCRPCQAAVEYYIKHQNRQLRALLLSHQFKRREADQTHAQSFCSSAAKSPVQVILLRALAFLACAFLLTTALYGASDPFAPGATVPLALPPGGNGSASPDNGTAPGAEGWRQLLGLLPEHMSEKLYEAWAFGQSHQTGVVALGLLTCLLAMLLAGRIRLRRIDAFCTCLWALLLGLHLAEQHLQASPSWLDTLKFSTTSLCCLVGFTAAVATRKATGPRRFRPRRSFPGDSAGLFPTSPSLAIPHVSVGGSPASLFIPSPPSFLPLANQQLFRSPRRASPSSLPGRLSRALSLGTIPSLTRADSGYLFSGSRPPSQVSRSGEFPVSDYFSLLSGSCPSSPLPSPAPSVAGSVASSSGCLRHRRPLISPARLNLKGQKLLLFPSPAGEAPTTPSSSDEHSPHNSSLFTVEPPQVSRRPPLQDTKHALVDLQGPLFLGTDRKHITHCQT